In Microvenator marinus, one genomic interval encodes:
- a CDS encoding lycopene cyclase family protein — protein MHNVLVVGAGPAGYAIVGELTKRGVDVLWIAPDVDEPWPNAYGAWLSEVPPEFHSALAWTWASPTVGFQNELQVLDATYGRFDNELLKGLLVNTEQQAKVLIEDRRAIESDRSRAKIVVDASGFQRVFSGGRSPDPAFQTAYGILAEVDGEPIDGHDMALMDYRPIPGVEEDPATFLYAMRLGGHENPNLWFLEETVLSARPALSISRLEELLYLRLEGRGVRVMQVHEVERCVIPMGEEIPRSEAVAFGAAAGFVHPATGYSLSRTLRSAGTLADAIAGGVDDLSKVVWPKDMRRARDFQNFGLDVLLGFDAAQTRRFFESFFQLPTKKWQAYLSDQSGVSDIAATMWSQFLKVDPSLKWKLVQAGIGFIR, from the coding sequence ATGCACAACGTGCTGGTCGTTGGAGCGGGGCCTGCTGGCTACGCAATCGTGGGTGAATTGACCAAACGAGGGGTGGATGTCTTGTGGATCGCGCCCGACGTTGACGAGCCGTGGCCCAATGCATACGGCGCGTGGCTGAGTGAGGTGCCGCCTGAATTCCATTCAGCATTGGCATGGACGTGGGCAAGTCCAACGGTTGGCTTTCAGAACGAACTACAGGTTCTGGACGCGACTTATGGTCGTTTTGATAACGAGCTTTTGAAGGGGCTTTTGGTCAATACGGAGCAGCAAGCCAAGGTACTGATAGAGGACCGAAGGGCCATTGAATCGGACCGTTCACGCGCCAAAATTGTGGTGGACGCGAGCGGCTTTCAGCGCGTGTTTTCTGGCGGTCGGAGCCCGGACCCGGCATTTCAGACGGCGTACGGCATTCTGGCCGAGGTAGATGGCGAGCCAATTGACGGTCACGATATGGCCTTGATGGACTATCGCCCTATACCTGGGGTTGAAGAAGACCCCGCCACGTTTTTGTACGCCATGCGTCTTGGTGGACACGAGAATCCGAACCTATGGTTTCTAGAAGAAACGGTCCTTTCCGCGCGCCCTGCCCTTAGTATCTCAAGACTTGAGGAGCTTTTGTACTTGCGGCTTGAGGGGCGAGGCGTACGGGTTATGCAAGTCCATGAAGTTGAACGGTGTGTGATACCAATGGGCGAAGAGATTCCGCGGAGTGAGGCGGTTGCGTTTGGTGCGGCGGCGGGGTTTGTGCATCCTGCCACGGGCTACAGTTTGTCGCGGACCCTGAGAAGTGCGGGAACGTTGGCGGATGCCATCGCCGGCGGTGTGGACGACCTCAGTAAGGTGGTCTGGCCTAAAGACATGCGAAGGGCCCGGGACTTTCAAAACTTCGGGCTCGATGTGCTTCTCGGCTTTGATGCTGCGCAAACGCGCCGGTTCTTTGAGTCCTTCTTTCAACTACCAACGAAGAAATGGCAGGCCTATCTCTCAGACCAGAGCGGCGTCAGCGACATTGCGGCCACCATGTGGTCTCAGTTTTTGAAGGTAGATCCGAGCCTGAAGTGGAAGCTTGTACAAGCGGGTATTGGCTTCATTAGGTAG
- a CDS encoding cob(I)yrinic acid a,c-diamide adenosyltransferase, translating into MSDKKSFKDPQLAINRVYTRAGDAGKTRLVGGQKVPKSSMRIETYGTVDELNSFVGAVRVSLEEYASDPEFQALSETLLRVQHELFNLGSILATLPEDVGEYMPRVTERDIKALEESIDHHNESLPALRSFVLPGGTRANAELHQCRTICRRAERHAVALQEHESVDELAIAYLNRLSDAFFVWSRWVTVKAAKDEVLWQPNQASSARE; encoded by the coding sequence GTGAGCGACAAGAAATCATTTAAAGACCCGCAACTCGCCATCAACCGTGTGTACACAAGGGCGGGAGATGCCGGCAAAACGCGATTGGTGGGTGGTCAAAAGGTCCCCAAGAGCTCCATGCGAATTGAAACCTACGGCACGGTGGACGAGCTCAACTCATTTGTGGGCGCAGTCCGTGTGTCGTTGGAGGAGTACGCCTCGGACCCTGAGTTTCAGGCGTTGAGCGAGACTCTTTTGCGCGTGCAACACGAACTCTTCAATCTGGGCTCCATTTTGGCCACTCTTCCGGAGGACGTCGGCGAGTATATGCCGAGGGTCACTGAGCGCGATATCAAGGCGTTGGAGGAGAGTATTGACCATCATAACGAGTCGCTTCCAGCCCTAAGGTCTTTTGTGTTGCCCGGAGGCACGCGCGCGAACGCCGAGCTCCACCAGTGCCGCACCATCTGCAGGCGTGCGGAGAGACATGCTGTAGCCCTTCAGGAGCACGAAAGCGTGGACGAGTTGGCCATCGCGTATCTGAACCGCCTGAGTGATGCGTTCTTTGTCTGGAGCCGTTGGGTGACCGTAAAGGCTGCCAAGGACGAAGTTCTATGGCAACCGAACCAGGCATCGAGCGCTCGTGAGTAA
- a CDS encoding TonB-dependent receptor, producing MKRSAHIGLLVAATVLVPKFLAAQEHRVETRASAPIHPTGVTSKVDLRDSFLDGDSQEELERESGVEIRSHGGLGQPAYVLVRGSSPRQVAVSIDSVPLDVPFGVGTDLGTLLLPGVVSADIYRGAAGISAGATGLNGTLDFRTQTRHSPGWGSHVGALGGSNQTMGLQAGAWLAGTKSQVSFSAQTRASEGDYDFVDAQGQEHRRINNDHRALGAALTASHAFSNVRHVGASIRFSGTERGSAGPAEFQESFSDARVEDAFGLGTLNAKQLNVIKNTYFSLDLEESLDVQLRQNRYLNPDAFSGGGILQTDSDFWSSGGTLNAAVYSSDLESPWKVDLSVRFRHESYQGEESGEIRSSLERSRSLAETSTLAHYMPTHWLEFTGAIRANISQGDGGVSAFLPAFGAALIPTEGFRLVGNVARTLRRPDFDELFLNLESIRGNPDLEPERALVWDIGAEVAFETIQAGLTFFQNNTEDMILFLPITSAVTEAQNIDPTRAYGLEARLDWTLAKPVDLELSGTWTRAELAETSDQVPHQPDFSGRVGARLRLDQWIPGTQKASLNAGLSGRSETNLDTFGSIKAPAFATMDAGLAWSPNAWLSLRARGLNLFDRRDLTDSLQAPLPGRTIFVSAQISTEGAL from the coding sequence TTGAAACGTTCCGCTCATATAGGCCTTTTGGTGGCCGCTACCGTGCTTGTGCCCAAGTTCCTTGCGGCACAGGAGCATCGTGTGGAAACGCGGGCGAGCGCGCCGATACATCCGACGGGTGTGACGTCCAAGGTTGACCTTCGCGATAGTTTTTTAGACGGGGATTCACAGGAAGAACTCGAGCGAGAATCCGGCGTAGAAATCAGATCCCATGGAGGACTTGGCCAACCGGCCTACGTACTCGTGCGCGGCTCTAGCCCGCGTCAGGTCGCGGTTTCCATCGACTCCGTACCTCTGGATGTGCCCTTCGGCGTGGGAACCGACCTCGGCACCCTACTCTTACCGGGCGTAGTATCGGCGGATATCTATCGCGGTGCAGCAGGCATCTCGGCCGGGGCCACAGGCCTCAACGGCACGCTCGATTTCAGGACTCAGACTCGGCATTCGCCAGGCTGGGGAAGCCATGTAGGCGCACTCGGCGGGTCGAATCAAACCATGGGTCTACAAGCCGGCGCATGGCTAGCTGGCACCAAGAGTCAGGTCAGCTTTTCGGCTCAAACACGGGCATCTGAGGGTGATTACGACTTCGTTGACGCTCAGGGGCAAGAGCACCGACGGATCAACAACGACCACCGCGCGCTCGGAGCGGCGCTCACGGCCAGCCATGCGTTTTCCAATGTCAGACACGTAGGGGCATCCATCAGGTTCTCGGGCACCGAGCGAGGGAGTGCTGGACCTGCTGAATTCCAAGAGAGTTTTTCGGATGCCCGCGTCGAAGACGCGTTTGGTCTTGGCACGCTAAATGCCAAACAACTCAACGTGATCAAAAACACCTACTTCTCACTGGATTTAGAGGAATCACTCGACGTTCAGTTAAGGCAAAACAGGTATCTGAACCCGGACGCCTTTTCCGGCGGAGGCATCCTTCAGACCGATAGCGACTTCTGGAGCAGTGGCGGCACGCTAAATGCCGCCGTTTATTCTTCAGATCTTGAGTCTCCATGGAAAGTTGACCTGAGCGTTAGGTTTCGGCACGAATCGTACCAAGGTGAAGAATCAGGTGAGATCAGATCTAGTCTTGAGCGTTCTAGAAGCCTCGCCGAGACGTCAACCTTGGCACACTACATGCCGACTCATTGGCTAGAATTTACCGGCGCGATACGTGCCAACATCTCCCAAGGGGACGGTGGTGTCAGCGCATTTTTGCCAGCCTTTGGCGCAGCCTTGATACCCACCGAAGGATTTCGTTTGGTGGGCAATGTCGCCCGCACTTTACGAAGACCGGACTTTGACGAGCTCTTTCTGAACCTCGAGAGTATTCGCGGAAACCCAGATTTGGAGCCCGAGCGCGCGCTCGTGTGGGATATCGGTGCCGAGGTAGCCTTCGAGACCATCCAGGCGGGCCTAACGTTCTTCCAAAACAACACCGAGGACATGATCCTCTTTCTTCCGATCACCTCCGCGGTCACCGAAGCTCAGAATATCGACCCCACCCGCGCCTATGGCCTTGAGGCTCGGCTTGATTGGACTCTGGCAAAACCGGTTGACCTGGAGCTCAGCGGAACATGGACGCGTGCGGAGCTTGCCGAGACGTCCGATCAGGTGCCTCATCAGCCTGATTTTTCGGGCCGAGTAGGAGCCAGATTGCGGCTCGACCAATGGATTCCCGGGACCCAAAAAGCGAGTCTGAACGCGGGCCTGAGCGGGCGCTCAGAGACCAACCTTGACACCTTTGGCAGCATCAAAGCCCCCGCATTCGCGACCATGGACGCTGGCCTTGCTTGGTCCCCAAACGCCTGGCTGAGCCTAAGGGCGCGTGGTCTAAATCTCTTCGATCGACGCGACCTCACCGATTCTTTACAGGCGCCCCTTCCCGGCCGGACGATCTTCGTTTCTGCCCAAATCAGCACCGAGGGGGCACTATGA